The following proteins come from a genomic window of Nycticebus coucang isolate mNycCou1 chromosome 11, mNycCou1.pri, whole genome shotgun sequence:
- the LLCFC1 gene encoding sperm-egg fusion protein LLCFC1 produces MPALGSQLCRAVFLATILLLLQTKGMKLQKGIPSPEERGQEEETPSPDQNQEQFEEHFLVSSVGEMWQVMDMAQQEEDRTSETATLCDHFFYLAFCFNLASIMIFL; encoded by the exons AtgcctgccttgggctcccagctCTGCAGGGCAGTGTTCCTGGCTACCATCCTGCTGCTGCTGCAAACAAAAGGGATGAAGCTTCAGAAGGGGATCCCAAGCCCAGAGGAGAGGGGCCAGGAAGAAGAAACACCCTCTCCAG ACCAGAATCAAGAGCAGTTTGAAGAGCACTTTTTGGTCTCTTCGGTGGGTGAGATGTGGCAGGTGATGGACATGGCCCAGCAAGAGGAGGACAGGACATCTGAGACAGCAACTCTCTGTGACCACTTCTTTTACCTAGCCTTCTGCTTTAACCTGGCCAGTATCATGATTTTTTTATGA